In Musa acuminata AAA Group cultivar baxijiao chromosome BXJ3-9, Cavendish_Baxijiao_AAA, whole genome shotgun sequence, a single genomic region encodes these proteins:
- the LOC135649980 gene encoding hevamine-A-like has protein sequence MLSLGGAIGKYRLVSKEEAREVAHYIWNNFLGGSSSNRPLGNAVLDEVDFDIEGGSRDHWDDLPRCLKAYSTPERKVYLSATPQCPMPDYFLQPVIDTGLFDYLWVQFYNYCRYSGNVATFEQIWNRWTSMNVSKVFLGVPASHQAAGGGFVRPAELITQFRG, from the exons ATGCTCTCCCTGGGCGGCGCCATCGGCAAGTACCGCCTGGTGTCCAAGGAGGAAGCCAGGGAGGTCGCCCACTACATCTGGAACAATTTCTTGGGCGGATCTTCCTCCAACCGGCCCCTTGGGAACGCTGTGTTGGATGAAGTAGATTTCGACATCGAGGGAGGGAGCAGAGACCACTGGGACGACCTTCCTCGCTGCTTGAAGGCCTACAGCACGCCGGAGCGGAAAGTTTACCTGAGCGCGACTCCACAGTGCCCCATGCCCGACTATTTCCTTCAACCTGTGATCGACACCGGCCTCTTCGACTACCTGTGGGTGCAATTCTACAACTACTGCCGGTACTCCGGCAACGTTGCCACCTTTGAACAGATATGGAACCGATGGACTTCCATGAACGTAAGCAAGGTGTTCCTCGGAGTCCCTGCTTCTCATCAGGCAGCTGGAGGTGGCTTCGTTAGACCCGCCGAGCTCATTACTCAA TTCCGAGGTTAA